The sequence GCAGCTTCTTGTAGTCGTCGGCGATGCGGTCGAAGGTCTCCAGAACCTTCGGCTTCAGCTCGGCCTCCATCGCGGAGAGCGAGATGTTCGCCTCGAACTCGTCGTCCTCCTCGCCGTCGCCCTCGCCCTCGGTCTCGCCGGAGGCTTCGCCATCGCCCGCCGGGCGGGCAGAGCCCTCGCCGCGGGCCGTCGTCTCCTCGCGGGCCGTTCCCGATGCGCCGGAAGCGCTCGTCTCGCCCTCAGAAGCACCCTCCTCCTCGCTCTCCTCGGCATCGTCGCCGCGGAAATCGGGGCCGGCATAGGTCGCCTCGAGATCGATGATGTCGCGCAGAAGGACCTTGCCCTCGTTGAGCTCGTCCCGCCAGATGATGATGGCCTGGAAGGTCAGCGGGCTTTCGCAGAGCCCGGCGATCATCGCCTCGCGGCCGGCCTCGATGCGCTTGGCAATGGCGATTTCGCCCTCGCGCGACAGGAGCTCGACCGAGCCCATCTCGCGCAGATACATGCGCACGGGGTCGTCGGTGCGGTCCGTCGGCTCCTTGGCCGTGGTCTTGGCGACGGTGGTCGGTCCGGCCTCGACGATCTCGCCGCCCTGGTCGTCCGCCTGGGCCTCTTCGGCCTCTTCTTCCTCGATGACGTTGATGCCCATGTCGGACAGCATCGCCATCGTGTCCTCGATCTGCTCGGACGTGACCTCCTCGGACGGGAGCACCTCGTTGAGCTCCTCGTAGGTCACGTAGCCGCGCTTCTTGGCGAGCTTGATCATCCGCTTTACAGCGGCATCGGAAAGATCCAGAAGCGGACCGTCAGAGGTCTCGGTCGCGGTTTCCTGGGTCTCTTCCGCCTGGGTCGATTTGGCTGCCATGGTTGTCTCCGGCCCCGCCGGCCCGCGGGCCTGGCGCTGTCGTTCGTGTCACGCTCGTTGCCCGCCAGGCGGGCCCGGTTTCCGCTTTCCGCGCCTCAGGGCGCCGTGAAAGCCGGAGGACCGGCTGATTCATTTCGCGGCTGAATGCCGGATCCTTTCCCGGCCACGGCCTTGCGGCCATGCAGATCCCCTCCCTGCGACGCGCCGCCACGCCAGCCGGGACAGAATGTCAGTCTTAGTCGCTGTCCGTTAAGTGCCACTTAACCCTGCAACCCGGTTCGACAAGACAAGACACCGGACCAAGCCGTCGCACAATGAAGGCTCCGGCCGTCCGGTTCCGCACGGGATATCGGCAGGCAAGGTGATTTCGGGCCGCCGTGTCGGCTCCTGTCATGTCTTGCGACCTCTTGTCTCCTGGACCGGGTCTGCATGACGGGCCTGTCGCGGCTCTGGATGCTGCCTGAATTGCTTATGTAGCGCAAAGGTTCGGATTCGCAAGAGTGATTCGTTGGACGTCAACCAAAGAGGCGGCGCGATCCACAGCCGCGCGCCCCTCGTCCGTCAGCCGCCGGCGCCGGCAACCGCCCCGTGCGTGCCCCCGCCCTGCACACCTGCACCCTGGGCCATCGCGGCCCGGGCGCGCGCCGCAGCTCCCGCCGGGCTGGAGGACACCGGACGGGCCGAGCGGAAGACCTTGCCCCGCTCGGCGATCTCCTGCTCGTCGCGCGCACATTCCTCGCGCCGCCGGGCAAGGTCCTGCGAATGGGCGCGGATGCGCTCCCAGTCCGCCTCGTCCAGCCCGTCGCCGAGTGCGGCCAGCTCCGCCTCCAGATCCTGCTCCAGCGCCCGCAGCTCCAGCACGTCGAGATAATGGCAGAACAGATCCTCGATGAACTCCACCGGCGGCTCGTGCCGCAGGATCGGCAACCGCTGCAAGAGGTCGTGGAAGCGGGTGATCAGCCCGCGGCCTCCGCCGCCCCCGGCCTCCTCCGGCCCGTCCAGCGCCTCGGACAGGATCTGGAAGAAGCGCGTGTCCAGCGTCTCGAAGAAGCCGCTCACCGGCACGTCCTGCAGCTCGGTGGCGATGCGGCACAGCTCGTCGCGGAAGCGCGCATGCAGCACATCGCCGAACTGCGCCTGCGACAGCCGCTCCACATGCCGCTCCAGCAGCTCGGGATATTTCAGGCACAGCCCGCACAGCATCCGCTCATGGCCGAACATCGAGCTTTCGGGCAGGTCCGATCCGCGCGCCTGGCCGGAGGGCGCCTTCTGGGCGCCGCCCTGGCCGAAGCCCTGCCCGCCCCCCTGTCCGTTGCCCTGCCCACTGCCCTGGCCCCGCGCGGCACGCGCCTGCCGGTAGAACAGGTTGGACAGCCGCAGCCGGATATCGAGCTGATAGCCCCGGCGCACCCGCTCGTCGGCGATGGTGCGCACCAGGTCGTCGAGGCTCTTTTCCAGGGCCGCGCGCCGTTCGGGCGTGTCGATGCGCGCCGCATCCACCTCGCGCGACCACAGGACGTCGATCAGCGGCTGCGAGCCCTCCAGCGCCTTGGTGAAGGCGGCCAGTCCGCCGTCGGCGATCAGGTCGTCCGGGTCCTTGCCGTCGGGCAGGAAGACGAAGCCGAAGGAATGGCCGCTGCGCAGTCCCGGCAGGATGCGGTCGACCGCCCGGTGGGCGGCCGAGGTGCCGGCGGCATCGCCGTCGAAGCAGATCACCGGCTCCGGCGCCAGCCGCCACAGCCGGCCGACCTGCTCCTCGGTGAAGGCGGTGCCGAGAGCCGCGACCACATTGCCCATGCCCGCCTGGGCGATGGCGATGGCATCCATGTAGCCTTCCACCACCACCGCCTGGCCGGTGCGATGGGCGGGCTCGCGCGCCCGGTGGAAGTTGAAGACCATCGTGCCCTTGTGGAAGAGCGGGGTCTCGGGCGAGTTGAGATATTTCGGCTGGCCGTCCGGGTCGAGCGTGCGCCCGCCGAAGGCGATCACCCGGCCGCGCTCGTCCTGGATCGGGATCATCAGCCGGTTGCGGAAGCGGTCGTAGGTCGGCCGGCCGTCATCGGGGCGGATCACCAGCCCCGCCTCCACCATCGAGGCCTCGTCGACGCCCTTGCCTATCAGGTGACGCTTCAGCGCATCGCGCCCGTTCGGGGCATAGCCGATGCGGAACTCGCGCACCGTGTCCGGGCGCAGGCGGCGGCGGGAGATGTAGTCGCGCGCCTGCTCGCCGCCGCTCATCGCCAGCGCATCCTGGAAGAAGCGCGCCGCCATCTCGCAGATTTCCGCAAGGCTGGCGCGCTCGGCAGCACGGGCCGCCGCCTGCGGATCGGGCGCCGGCAGCGCCACGCCCGCCTGCTCCGCCAACCGCTCCACCGCCTCGGGAAAGGACAGCCCCTCCGTCTCGGTCAGGAAGCGGAAATGGTCGCCCGAGGCGCCGCAGCCGAAGCACTTGTAGCGGTTGCGCCGGTCGTCGACGTGAAAGCTCGGGGTCTTTTCCTGGTGGAACGGGCAGCAGGCCCAGAAGTCGCCGCGCGCCGGCTGGGACTTGCGCCGATCCCAGCTCACCCGCCGCGCGACCACCTCCGACAAAGGCACTCGGGCACGAATCTCATCGAGGAGACCGGGTGAAAATCGCATGGGCTTACAGGCTTTCGAAAACGGAGGATCGCCGGCGCGCGGCCCCCGGCGAGGGCGGCGGCGCCGAGCATCGGTTTCAGGGTAGGACAGCCGGGCGGAGATTTCCAGTCGCCGAGAGGGCGCGCCGCCATGCGGCCGTCCGGTGCGGGGCGCGAGACGGCTCGCGCCGGGCTATTCGCTGCGCAGCAGGTCCTTGACCAGGCAGCTTGCCCGCACGAAGTCCATCTGCCCCGGAAAGCGCTCCTTGAGCGCGCTCATGCAGCGGCCCATGTCGCGCAGGCCCCGCGCATTGATGTCGCGCACCACGTCCTCGCAGGCATCCTGCATCGCCCGCTCGTCGAACTGGCGCGGCAGAAACTCCTGGATGACCGCCATTTCCTCGCGCTCCTGGGAGGCAAGGTCCAGCTGGCCGGCTTCCTCGAAGTCGCGCACGGAGCTTTCGCGCTGGCGCAGCATCTTGTTGAGGATCTCGCGGATCTCCGCATCCGGCACGACGTCATGGCCCAGCTCGCGGGAGCGCGCATCGCGGTCCTTGATCGCCGCCAGCATAAGCCGCAGCGTCGCCGCCCGGCGCTTGTCGTCGCTCTCCACGGCGTCCTGCAACGCCGCATCGATACGTTCACGCATGATCTGCCCTGCCGTTTGCCCGGGCCGGAAGCGCGGAAACTTTCCTCAAAGCTTCGGCTCCACTGCCGGACACCTCGTTCATCATGTTGATTTACAAGGATTATTTTTGTATTGTGTGTTGGTTGACCCTCACGCGCGCTTCCCCTAGAGTGCCGCGCGACACGCACCGTTGACAGCCGAGCCCCGCTCCGTCAAGGCGCGTTCAGCGAAATCATGTCATCGAACCGATCGAGAAAGCAAGATATGACGACCGCCGACGTCTGGTCCGCGCCGCCGACCACGGCCGTTCTCGTCCTGGCCGACGGAACAGTGATCGAGGGCAACGGCTTTGGTGCCACTGGCCAGGCCTGTGCCGAAGTCTGCTTCAACACCGCCCTTACCGGTTACGAGGAGATCCTCACCGATCCCTCTTATGCCGGTCAGATCGTTACTTTCACGTTTCCGCATATCGGAAATGTGGGGACGAACGAGGAGGATGTCGAGACCGTCAACATGGCCTCGTCCTCCGGCGTGCGCGGCGCCATCGTGCGCGCCGATGTCACCGAGCCGGCCAACTACCGTGCCTCCCGGCATTTCGATGCCTGGTTGAAGGCGCGCGGCATCATCGGCCTGTCGGGCATCGACACCCGCGCCCTGACCGCCCTGATCCGCGAGACCGGTGCTGCCAACGCGGTCATCGCCCACGATCCGGACGGCAATTTCGACATCGAGGCCCTGAAGCTTGCCGCCCGCAACTGGCCGGGCCTCGTCGGCATGGACCTTGCCAAGGACGTCACCTCCTCGCAGAGCTACGGCTGGACGCAGACCCCCTGGGTCTGGGACCAGGGCTACGGCGAGCGTGAGGACGGCGAGTTCAACGTCGTTGCCATCGACTACGGCATCAAGCGCAACATCCTGCGCCTGTTGACCGATGCCGGCTGCAAGGTGACGGTGCTTCCCGCCGATGCGAGCGCCGAGGACGTGCTCTCGCGCAAGCCCGACGGCATCTTCCTGTCCAACGGTCCCGGCGATCCGGCGGCAACCGGCGAATATGCCGTGCCGGTGATCCGCGACCTGGTCGCCAGCGGCCTGCCGGTCTTCGGCATCTGCCTCGGCCACCAGATGCTGGCGCTCGCCCTTGGCGGCGAGACCGAGAAGATGCACCAGGGCCATCACGGCGCCAACCATCCGGTCTTCGACCGCACCACCGGCAAGGTCGAGATCACCTCGATGAACCACGGCTTCGCGGTCAACGCCAAGAGCCTGCCGGAGACGGTCGAGGAGACCCACGTCTCGCTGTTCGACGGCTCCAATTGCGGGCTGCGGCTCAAGGGCAGGCCGGTCTTCTCGGTGCAGTACCACCCGGAAGCCTCGCCCGGCCCGCGCGACAGCCACTACCTGTTCCGCCGCTTCACCAACCTGATGCGCGCCCGCGCCGGCACCCCGGCGCTCCCGGAAAAGGACGCCGCCGCCTGACAGGCGCGCCCCGGCCGAACCGGACATGATCACGACACGCCGCCCGCCTTGCGGGCGGCGTTTTCTTTTGCCCCCGGGAAGACGCGACGAGAGAAGCACGACCTCTCCTCCCCTCTGCCGTCACCCCGGCCAGGCGCAAGCGCAGAGCCGGGGCCTATTGGCTGCCAGAGCGGCGGCGAGGACACCGAAACCTCTCCTTCGTCATCCCGGACGGCGCGTCAGCGCCGAGCCGGGACCGGAGAGCCAAGGGCGTATGAGGCGCGCTCCCGAACGACACCGCCGCCGTGCCTCCCCGGTCCCGGATCTTCGGCCTTCGGCCTCGTCCGGGAAGACGCCAGCTGAGGCCGAAGCAGAAGGAAAGGCGCAGCAGGAAGGGCGTGAGCCCCAACGCTCCCCTCTCTCCCCCCAAAAAAATAGATGAGGGGGAGACAGCCGACAGAGGGGGGTGAACAGCGACAGCAACACCCGCCCACAACGAAAAGCGCCGCCCGGGGGGCCCGGACGGCGTTCGGTATCTTGCTCAGCCTGGGCGCGGTGGCCCGTCGGCTCAAGCCTGCGGATTGGCCTCGATCAGCGCGTCCAGCGCGGCGACCACTTCGGCGGTTTCCTTGGCCTGCTCCTTGAGCTGGGCCAGCTGCTCGCTCAGCAGTTCGTCCTGACGCGCGCACATCTCGCGCAGCGAACGCAGCTGCGACATGCGGCTGGTCTTGCCTTCGAGCAGGCCGATCACATCCCTGATCTCGACCAGGGTCAGGCCGATCCGCTTTGCCTGCAGGATCACCTTCATCCGGCCGATCTCGCGAGCGCCGTAGAAACGGCGCGCGCCTTTTCGCTCCGGGCGCAGCAGCGCCTTTTCCTCGTAGAAACGCAGCGCACGCAGAGTGACCCCGAAAGTCTCGGCCATCTCGGCGATGGAGAGCCGCGCCTCGTTCTTGCCGTCGATCTGGATCGGTCCCGCAAGGTCCGGTCCGAACGCAGAAGTCCTGGAGAGTTCCGTCATTTCACTATCCGTAATTCCCGATCGAAAGGCGCGGCCCGGAACGCGCACAACGGAAGGAACTATGCCATCGGCTTCGCATTTCGGCCTTCTCTTCCGGTGCCATTTTTTTATCCCTGCGCTCTTTTTCGAAAAAAACTCGCAGAAAAACAGCTCCGCGCAAAGAAGCGCTCAGGATGCCGGCTCGCGCCTCTGCGTCGAGAAACGCGTTATCTACCCGCGACAGCTTGCCGCTGTTTGAAATCTTCTTGGCAAAAACACGACCTACGCGAAGTCAGTAGAGCGACAAGCGCCAGATTAACGCGATGGTATACAAAATACAGTCGCGGCATCTTCGAGATAAACATTACATAAAACTAAAGTATATACGTGGTTAGACGGGCGGAAGCCCGCCTCCAGCGCGCAAGGCTGTAAAGTTGCTGGCCGCAACCGTTCTGGGATGAGGATTATCGCGAAGTTCACACTTTCAGGTCGCCGTTGCGGCATTCGCTGGGCGGACGCCCGAACCAGCGCCGCGCCGCCCGCGAGAAATTGCCCACCGCCGAAAAGCCCAGGCGGAACGCGATCTCCGAGATCGGCAGGTCGGTCTGCACCAGATAGTCGGCGGCCATGCGCCTGCGCACCCCGTCATGCAGGGCGTTGAACGTCGTGTCGCGCTCGGCCAGCTTGCGCTGCAGCGCCCGCACGCTGATCGCCATACCCCTCGCCACTTCGGAAATCGTCAGCAACGGATCGGCGATGCGCTCGGCGATGGCATCGTTGACCATCGCCACGAAATCCTCCGCCCGCCGCCGGTCGTCGAGCCGCCGGCGGTTGAGCTCGCAGAGCGCGTCGAACAGGTCGTCATCGCGCAAGGGGTTCTCTCCCCCTTGCGGATCGATACGGAAATGCAGGCTGTTGCGCGGCGCGCCGAAGCGCACCGGCACGCCGTAGAACATGTCGTGCAGCGTCACGTTGAGGGGGCGCGAGCGCGCCAGGCGCACTTCCAGCGGCTGCACGCTGCCGGCGCCGATGCGCATCAGCCGGCCGAACACCTTGCTCGTCACCCGGTCATGCAGCTGGTCGCGGCACACCAGTTCGGGAGAGAACCCGAAGGCGAGTTCCGCGGTCTCCCCGTCGAATTCGGCCCGCACCTCGGCCACATCGGCGACGATCCGCATGAAGCGCGCGCTCACCTCCAGCGCGGTGCGGAAATTCGGC comes from Stappia sp. 28M-7 and encodes:
- a CDS encoding GatB/YqeY domain-containing protein; the protein is MRERIDAALQDAVESDDKRRAATLRLMLAAIKDRDARSRELGHDVVPDAEIREILNKMLRQRESSVRDFEEAGQLDLASQEREEMAVIQEFLPRQFDERAMQDACEDVVRDINARGLRDMGRCMSALKERFPGQMDFVRASCLVKDLLRSE
- a CDS encoding AraC family transcriptional regulator produces the protein MLMRFDAAAPADTLLIHSRAQIGLADYCRLRGVPFDAVLRESGLEAETVSASLGGHISLRAHSSALEAASRLADDDTFGLGWTRSLGNGPEDTVSLAVRHAPNFRTALEVSARFMRIVADVAEVRAEFDGETAELAFGFSPELVCRDQLHDRVTSKVFGRLMRIGAGSVQPLEVRLARSRPLNVTLHDMFYGVPVRFGAPRNSLHFRIDPQGGENPLRDDDLFDALCELNRRRLDDRRRAEDFVAMVNDAIAERIADPLLTISEVARGMAISVRALQRKLAERDTTFNALHDGVRRRMAADYLVQTDLPISEIAFRLGFSAVGNFSRAARRWFGRPPSECRNGDLKV
- the carA gene encoding glutamine-hydrolyzing carbamoyl-phosphate synthase small subunit, encoding MTTADVWSAPPTTAVLVLADGTVIEGNGFGATGQACAEVCFNTALTGYEEILTDPSYAGQIVTFTFPHIGNVGTNEEDVETVNMASSSGVRGAIVRADVTEPANYRASRHFDAWLKARGIIGLSGIDTRALTALIRETGAANAVIAHDPDGNFDIEALKLAARNWPGLVGMDLAKDVTSSQSYGWTQTPWVWDQGYGEREDGEFNVVAIDYGIKRNILRLLTDAGCKVTVLPADASAEDVLSRKPDGIFLSNGPGDPAATGEYAVPVIRDLVASGLPVFGICLGHQMLALALGGETEKMHQGHHGANHPVFDRTTGKVEITSMNHGFAVNAKSLPETVEETHVSLFDGSNCGLRLKGRPVFSVQYHPEASPGPRDSHYLFRRFTNLMRARAGTPALPEKDAAA
- a CDS encoding MerR family transcriptional regulator; its protein translation is MTELSRTSAFGPDLAGPIQIDGKNEARLSIAEMAETFGVTLRALRFYEEKALLRPERKGARRFYGAREIGRMKVILQAKRIGLTLVEIRDVIGLLEGKTSRMSQLRSLREMCARQDELLSEQLAQLKEQAKETAEVVAALDALIEANPQA
- the dnaG gene encoding DNA primase codes for the protein MRFSPGLLDEIRARVPLSEVVARRVSWDRRKSQPARGDFWACCPFHQEKTPSFHVDDRRNRYKCFGCGASGDHFRFLTETEGLSFPEAVERLAEQAGVALPAPDPQAAARAAERASLAEICEMAARFFQDALAMSGGEQARDYISRRRLRPDTVREFRIGYAPNGRDALKRHLIGKGVDEASMVEAGLVIRPDDGRPTYDRFRNRLMIPIQDERGRVIAFGGRTLDPDGQPKYLNSPETPLFHKGTMVFNFHRAREPAHRTGQAVVVEGYMDAIAIAQAGMGNVVAALGTAFTEEQVGRLWRLAPEPVICFDGDAAGTSAAHRAVDRILPGLRSGHSFGFVFLPDGKDPDDLIADGGLAAFTKALEGSQPLIDVLWSREVDAARIDTPERRAALEKSLDDLVRTIADERVRRGYQLDIRLRLSNLFYRQARAARGQGSGQGNGQGGGQGFGQGGAQKAPSGQARGSDLPESSMFGHERMLCGLCLKYPELLERHVERLSQAQFGDVLHARFRDELCRIATELQDVPVSGFFETLDTRFFQILSEALDGPEEAGGGGGRGLITRFHDLLQRLPILRHEPPVEFIEDLFCHYLDVLELRALEQDLEAELAALGDGLDEADWERIRAHSQDLARRREECARDEQEIAERGKVFRSARPVSSSPAGAAARARAAMAQGAGVQGGGTHGAVAGAGG